In the Arachis ipaensis cultivar K30076 chromosome B10, Araip1.1, whole genome shotgun sequence genome, one interval contains:
- the LOC107621152 gene encoding uncharacterized protein LOC107621152 → MTTNISECVNSILKGVRNLPVSSLVKATYCRLAELFTARCFTVTLYDRDNSKFTVAETTPTGSFSLGTYRVSLASRTCDCGYFQALHFPCQHALACCAYSRLTWTSYVHSVYQISSVFSVYQMGFTPPIPEGFWPPYDGPTVIPDPDRRRAREGRPRSTRIRTNMDEADPNRPKRCDLCRQPGHTRRCCP, encoded by the exons atgacgacgaacaTCTCCGAGTGTGTGAATTCAATCCTCAAGGGGGTCAGAAATCTCCCTGTATCATCCCTGGTGAAGGCAACATATTGTAGGCTTGCGGAACTCTTT acggccaggtgcttcacggtgacgtTGTATGACCGGGATAACTCCAAGTTCACCGTAGCAGAGACCACTCCGACTGGTTCTTTCTCCTTGGGTACCTACAGAGTATCGCTTGCATCGCGGACATGTGACTGCGGGTACTTCCAGGCGCTTCATTTCCCGTGTCAGCATGCACTTGCATGCTGTGCCTACTCACGGCTCACCTGGACCTCTTACGTTCACAGCGTCTATCAGATTAGCTCGGTGTTCAGTGTGTATCAGATGGGATTCACACCTCCGATCCCGGAGGGCTTCTGGCCACCTTACGACGGGCCCACGGTGATTCCGGACCCTGACAGGAGGCGTGCGAGAGAGGGTCGTCCTAGATCCACAAGGATACGGACGAATATGGACGAGGCAGATCCGAATCGGCCAAAGAGGTGCGACCTATGTCGCCAACCCGGACACACACGACGTTGTTGCCCATAG
- the LOC107622714 gene encoding probable acyl-activating enzyme 17, peroxisomal isoform X1 produces the protein MAYKSLTSITVSDIESVGISTEVASAFHRRLKEIIATHGAGTPATWHNITNTILTPDLPFSFHQMLYYACYIDFGPDPPAWIPDPECALSTNVGQLLERRGKEFLGSAYKDPISSFSDFQKFSVSNPEVFWKNVLDEMNISFSTPPECILRENLLGESSLSHPGGQWLPGASINPAKNCLVENAKRSLNDTAIIWRDENHDDLPVERMTFKELQEEVWLVAYALEALALEKGSAIAIDMPMHVKSVVIYLAIVLAGYVVVSIADSFAAGEISTRLNISNAKVIFTQDLIIRGDKSIPLYSRVVEAKSPLAVVIPTRGSEFSMELRNGDFSWHDFLDRANSLKGKEFVAVEQPGEAFTNILFSSGTTGEPKAIPWTNITPLKAAEDAWCHLDIRKGDVVSWPTNLGWMMGPWLVYASLINGASMALYNGSPLGSGFAKFVQDAKVTMLGVIPSIVRSWKSANSTSGYDWSTIRCFGSTGEASNVDEYLWLMGRALYKPVIEYCGGTEIGGGFITGSLLQPQSLAAFSTPAMCCSLFILDEEGHPIPQDVPGMGELALGPIMFGASITLLNADHYDVYFKGMPVYNGKVLRRHGDVFERTAKGYYHAHGRADDTMNLGGIKVSSVEIERLCNGVDSSILETAAIGVPPSGGGPEQLVVAVVFKNPSTTTQDLHQLRISFNSALQKKLNPLFRVSRVVSLPSLPRTASNKVMRRVLRQQLSENNQSSKI, from the exons ATGGCATACAAATCGCTGACTTCAATCACCGTCTCGGACATTGAATCCGTTGGGATTTCAACTGAGGTTGCTTCCGCCTTCCACCGCCGCCTCAAAGAAATCATTGCAACCCATGGAGCTGGCACTCCTGCCACGTGGCACAACATCACAAACACCATTCTCACCCCTGACCTTCCCTTCTCCTTCCACCAGATGCTCTACTATGCTTGCTACATCGATTTTGGACCTGACCCGCCCGCTTGGATACCCGACCC GGAATGTGCTCTTTCAACAAATGTTGGCCAGTTACTAGAGAGGAGGGGTAAAGAGTTTCTGGGTTCAGCATATAAGGATCCTATTTCGAGTTTTTCTGATTTCCAAAAATTCTCAGTATCAAACCCTGAG gtattttggAAAAATGTGCTGGATGAAATGAACATATCATTTTCCACACCACCTGAATGCATCTTGCGAGAAAATCTCCTGGGAGAAAGCTCGCTATCACACCCGGGTGGTCAGTGGCTTCCTGGAGCATCAATTAATCCAGCAAAGAATTGCTTAGTTGAAAATGCCAAGAGAAGTTTGAATGATACAGCAATAATATGGCGGGATGAAAATCATGATGATCTCCCTGTGGAAAGGATGACATTTAAGGAATTGCAGGAAGAGGTTTG GTTGGTTGCATATGCTCTTGAAGCACTGGCTCTGGAGAAGGGATCTGCAATTGCAATTGATATGCCAATGCATGTCAAATCAGTGGTTATCTACCTGGCCATTGTTCTTGCAGGTTATGTTGTTGTATCAATTGCTGATAGTTTTGCAGCAGGTGAAATATCAACCAGGCTTAATATATCAAATGCTAAAGTCATATTTACCCAG GATCTCATTATTCGTGGTGATAAAAGCATCCCTCTGTACAG TAGAGTTGTCGAAGCCAAGTCACCTTTGGCAGTAGTTATCCCTACCAGAGGCTCTGAGTTTAGCATGGAATTACGCAATGGTGACTTTTCTTGGCATGATTTTCTGGACAGAGCCAACAGTCTAAA AGGCAAGGAATTCGTAGCTGTAGAACAACCAGGAGAAGCATTTACAAACATTCTCTTCTCTTCTGGAACAACAG GTGAACCAAAGGCCATTCCATGGACAAATATTACTCCTCTGAAAGCTGCTGAAGATGCATGGTGCCACTTGGACATTCGTAAAGGTGATGTAGTTTCCTGGCCCACTAATCTTGGATGGATGATGGGTCCATGGCTCGTATATGCATCATTGATCAATGGAGCTTCGATGGCCCTGTATAATGGATCCCCTCTTGGATCTGGTTTTGCCAAATTTGTACAG GATGCCAAAGTAACTATGCTTGGCGTAATTCCAAGCATTGTTCGTAGTTGGAAAAGTGCAAATTCCACATCTGGCTATGATTGGTCTACTATCCG GTGCTTTGGTTCTACTGGAGAAGCATCTAATGTAGATGAATACCTTTGGCTGATGGGGAGAGCTCTTTACAAGCCTGTAATTGAATATTGTGGCGGTACAGAAATTGGAGGTGGATTCATTACTGGCTCATTACTACAACCTCAATCACTAGCTGCTTTCAGCACACCTGCTATGTGCTGCAGTTTGTTTATTTTGGATGAGGAAGGCCATCCTATT CCACAAGATGTTCCAGGAATGGGTGAATTGGCTCTTGGTCCCATCATGTTTGGGGCTTCAATTACTCTGCTAAATGCTGACCATTATGATGTCTACTTTAAGGGAATGCCTGTTTATAATGGAAAG GTTTTGCGGAGGCATGGAGATGTATTTGAGCGTACTGCGAAAGGATACTATCATGCGCACGGTCGTGCAGATGATACAATGAACCTTGGGGGAATAAAG GTGAGTTCGGTTGAGATTGAACGCTTATGCAATGGGGTGGATAGCAGTATCTTGGAAACTGCTGCTATCGGGGTTCCGCCATCTGGAGGTGGCCCCGAGCAGTTGGTTGTAGCAGTTGTATTCAAGAATCCAAGCACCACAACGCAAGACTTGCACCAATTGAGGATCTCTTTCAATTCAGCTCTCCAAAAGAAACTGAACCCATTGTTCAGG GTTTCTCGGGTTGTGTCACTACCATCTCTTCCAAGGACGGCATCAAACAAGGTTATGAGAAGGGTTTTGCGGCAGCAACTTTCTGAAAATAACCAAAGTTCTAAAATATGA
- the LOC107622714 gene encoding probable acyl-activating enzyme 17, peroxisomal isoform X2: protein MNISFSTPPECILRENLLGESSLSHPGGQWLPGASINPAKNCLVENAKRSLNDTAIIWRDENHDDLPVERMTFKELQEEVWLVAYALEALALEKGSAIAIDMPMHVKSVVIYLAIVLAGYVVVSIADSFAAGEISTRLNISNAKVIFTQDLIIRGDKSIPLYSRVVEAKSPLAVVIPTRGSEFSMELRNGDFSWHDFLDRANSLKGKEFVAVEQPGEAFTNILFSSGTTGEPKAIPWTNITPLKAAEDAWCHLDIRKGDVVSWPTNLGWMMGPWLVYASLINGASMALYNGSPLGSGFAKFVQDAKVTMLGVIPSIVRSWKSANSTSGYDWSTIRCFGSTGEASNVDEYLWLMGRALYKPVIEYCGGTEIGGGFITGSLLQPQSLAAFSTPAMCCSLFILDEEGHPIPQDVPGMGELALGPIMFGASITLLNADHYDVYFKGMPVYNGKVLRRHGDVFERTAKGYYHAHGRADDTMNLGGIKVSSVEIERLCNGVDSSILETAAIGVPPSGGGPEQLVVAVVFKNPSTTTQDLHQLRISFNSALQKKLNPLFRVSRVVSLPSLPRTASNKVMRRVLRQQLSENNQSSKI from the exons ATGAACATATCATTTTCCACACCACCTGAATGCATCTTGCGAGAAAATCTCCTGGGAGAAAGCTCGCTATCACACCCGGGTGGTCAGTGGCTTCCTGGAGCATCAATTAATCCAGCAAAGAATTGCTTAGTTGAAAATGCCAAGAGAAGTTTGAATGATACAGCAATAATATGGCGGGATGAAAATCATGATGATCTCCCTGTGGAAAGGATGACATTTAAGGAATTGCAGGAAGAGGTTTG GTTGGTTGCATATGCTCTTGAAGCACTGGCTCTGGAGAAGGGATCTGCAATTGCAATTGATATGCCAATGCATGTCAAATCAGTGGTTATCTACCTGGCCATTGTTCTTGCAGGTTATGTTGTTGTATCAATTGCTGATAGTTTTGCAGCAGGTGAAATATCAACCAGGCTTAATATATCAAATGCTAAAGTCATATTTACCCAG GATCTCATTATTCGTGGTGATAAAAGCATCCCTCTGTACAG TAGAGTTGTCGAAGCCAAGTCACCTTTGGCAGTAGTTATCCCTACCAGAGGCTCTGAGTTTAGCATGGAATTACGCAATGGTGACTTTTCTTGGCATGATTTTCTGGACAGAGCCAACAGTCTAAA AGGCAAGGAATTCGTAGCTGTAGAACAACCAGGAGAAGCATTTACAAACATTCTCTTCTCTTCTGGAACAACAG GTGAACCAAAGGCCATTCCATGGACAAATATTACTCCTCTGAAAGCTGCTGAAGATGCATGGTGCCACTTGGACATTCGTAAAGGTGATGTAGTTTCCTGGCCCACTAATCTTGGATGGATGATGGGTCCATGGCTCGTATATGCATCATTGATCAATGGAGCTTCGATGGCCCTGTATAATGGATCCCCTCTTGGATCTGGTTTTGCCAAATTTGTACAG GATGCCAAAGTAACTATGCTTGGCGTAATTCCAAGCATTGTTCGTAGTTGGAAAAGTGCAAATTCCACATCTGGCTATGATTGGTCTACTATCCG GTGCTTTGGTTCTACTGGAGAAGCATCTAATGTAGATGAATACCTTTGGCTGATGGGGAGAGCTCTTTACAAGCCTGTAATTGAATATTGTGGCGGTACAGAAATTGGAGGTGGATTCATTACTGGCTCATTACTACAACCTCAATCACTAGCTGCTTTCAGCACACCTGCTATGTGCTGCAGTTTGTTTATTTTGGATGAGGAAGGCCATCCTATT CCACAAGATGTTCCAGGAATGGGTGAATTGGCTCTTGGTCCCATCATGTTTGGGGCTTCAATTACTCTGCTAAATGCTGACCATTATGATGTCTACTTTAAGGGAATGCCTGTTTATAATGGAAAG GTTTTGCGGAGGCATGGAGATGTATTTGAGCGTACTGCGAAAGGATACTATCATGCGCACGGTCGTGCAGATGATACAATGAACCTTGGGGGAATAAAG GTGAGTTCGGTTGAGATTGAACGCTTATGCAATGGGGTGGATAGCAGTATCTTGGAAACTGCTGCTATCGGGGTTCCGCCATCTGGAGGTGGCCCCGAGCAGTTGGTTGTAGCAGTTGTATTCAAGAATCCAAGCACCACAACGCAAGACTTGCACCAATTGAGGATCTCTTTCAATTCAGCTCTCCAAAAGAAACTGAACCCATTGTTCAGG GTTTCTCGGGTTGTGTCACTACCATCTCTTCCAAGGACGGCATCAAACAAGGTTATGAGAAGGGTTTTGCGGCAGCAACTTTCTGAAAATAACCAAAGTTCTAAAATATGA